The Stigmatella aurantiaca DW4/3-1 genome contains the following window.
GACGGGCGCGCTGCTCGGGGCCCACCTGGGCACGCGGGCCCTGCCGGCGCGGCTGCGCAAGCAGGTGCTGTATGGCGAGAACCTGCTGGACACGGCGGACCGGCTCTTCCAGGCCCGCCAGGTGCGCGAGACGCTCGTCACCGCACTCGCCCTGCACCGCCGGCGCTGAGCTTGGCTGCTCTCCGCGCGCCCTGCAGGCAGGGCGAGGAGGCAGGCAGCCCACCGATCGAAGTTTGGGCGGACTTCTCCCTACACAAGTTCCTCCCCACCTTCCATCCAGGGCGGGGCCCCTGGCGCGGCGGGACGCGGAGGGGGCTCCTGTGAAGTACGGGAGGCGGAGACGTGGACCTCGAATCGGAACGCCTGGAGCGAAGCCAACTGGAGAGCCTGACCACCGCCGAACTCATCCGGCACGCCTTCGCGGAAGCAAGGCTGCTGGTGAAGGCGGAGGTCCTGCATGCCAAGAAGGAGCTGCGTGAGGAAGTGAAGGCCGCGCGAACTGGCGGCATTCTGCTGGGAGCCGCCTTGGTCTTGGCGCTCTGTGGGCTGGCGGCCCTCTTCGTCGCGCTGGGGCTGGTGTTGCCCGTGGCCTCCGCGCTGGGCGTGCTGCTGGTGGGGGTGGTCATCCTTCTGCTGGCCGGCGGGCTGGCCTGGATGGGCAAGAAGAAGCTGCCCACGAAGCCCCTGAACCACACCCAGGAGCGCCTCAAGGCGGACTTCGACATGGCGCGGGAGACACTTCAATGAACGAGCGTGATTCGCTGGTGACGAAGGACGAGCGGACGCACGTCCTGTCCAGCCAGAGCGCGCGGGAGCAGGTGGAGCACACCGCCGATCGCATCCGCGACGAACTGCTGCTGACCCTGGGAGAGCTGGAGCGGCGGCGGGAGCGCGTGATGGACGTGCGCTACCAGGCCTCGCAACACCAGGGCCTCCTCATCGGCATGGGCATCGCCGCCGTCACGCTGGTGGGGGTGGGGGTGGGCATTGGCGTGTGGCGCGCGCGCCACCGGGACCAGCTCCTGGCGAGGAAGCGGCGGATGGCCCTTCAGCGCGCGTGGCATCACCCGGACCGGCTGGCCACCCGCACCGAGCACAGCCCCTTGAGCGTGGAGCTGGGGCGCAAGCTCGTCGTCATCTTTGGTTCGGCCCTGGCCACCGCGGTGGCCAAGAACGCCGTCCAAGGGCTGGTGCCCTCCCGCGGCGCCGCGCCCGCCAAGAAGTGAGCCCGCTCAGGCCACCTGGTAGCGCGCATCGAAGGGCGTCGGGCCCTCGGTGCGCGACACCCCATGGTCCGGGTTGGCCGCCAGGTGCTCCAGCACCTGGAAGATCGTCTCCACCTCGTCCGGCGCGCTGATGGCGGTGGCCAGCTCCTCCGCCGTTTTTCCCTGGCCCCGCTTGCCGCGCAGGTGGGAGAGCACCTTGCGTTGCAGTTCCAGCACGGCCCCGGCGGCCTTCTTGCCCGCCTCGACGCCAGGCTGGTGGTAGGCGTTGATGTGGACGAGCTGGGCGTACAGACCCACCGCGCGCTCATAGAGGGCGATGAGGGCTCCCAGCGTGCGCGGGCTCACCTCCGGCACGGTGAGCAGAATGGACTCGCGGTCCTTCTCGTAGAGCGCCCGGCGCGTGCCCAGCAGGAAGCCCACCAGGTAGTCCCCGCTGGTGGCATCCTCCTCCACGTCCTGGGAGGGGCCCTCCCGGTCCTTGAGCACCTCCACGAAGGTGACGAAGAAGTTGTGCACCCCCTCGCGCAACTGCTGCACGTAGGCGTGCTGGTCCGTGGAGCCCTTGTTCCCGTAGACGGCGATGCCCTGGTTGACCACCTTGCCGTCCAGCGACAGCTCCTTGCCCAGCGACTCCATGACGAGCTGCTGGAGGTACTTGGAGAGCAAAAGCAGCCGGTCCTTGTAGGGCAGGATGACCATGTCGTGGGTGCCCCGCCCGTTGCCGGCGTGGAACCACATCAGCGCGAGCAGCGCCGCGGGGTTCTGAGCCAGCTCCCGCTGCCGCGTCTGCCGGTCCATCTCCCGCGCGCCCGCCAGGAGCCCGTCCACGTCCAGCCCCTGGAGCCGCGCGGGCAGCAGGCCCACCGCGGAGAGCACGGAGGTGCGTCCGCCGACCCAGTCCCACATGGGGAAGGTGCGCAGCCAGCTGTTCTTCTTCGCGTACCGGTCCAGCTCGCTGTTGTCGCCCGTGACGGCCACCGCGTGCGCGCTGAACTCGAGCCCGCGCGCCTTGTAGGCCCGCTCGGCCTCCAGCATGCCGTTGCGCGTCTCCTTGGTCCCGCCCGACTTGCTGATGACCAGGGTGAGCGTCTCCGCCAACTTGTCACCCATCTGGGCAAGCACCCGGTCCATGCCGTCCGGATCCGTGTTGTCGAAGAAGAACAGCTTCATCCGGTCCGACGGCCCGCCCAGCGCGTCCGCCACCAACTGGGGCCCCAGCGCCGAGCCGCCAATGCCGATGACCAGCAGCTGGGTGAAGCGCTCGGCCGTCTGCGGGACAATTCGCCCAGCGTGGATCTCCTCGGCGAACCAGTGCACGTCCGCCAGCGTGTCGCGGATGGCCCGGCCGATCCCCGCCTCGGGCGACAGCTCCGCGGCGCGCAGCCAGTAATGGCCCACCTGGCGCTTCTCGTCCGGGTTGGCGATGGCTCCCTTCTCCAGATCCTCCATCGCGTCGAATGCCGCCTTCAGCGGCTCGCGCATCCGGTCCAGGAAGGCCTCGGTGAACTTCATCCGCGAGATGTCGAGCGAGAAGCCCAAGGACGGGCTGACACACAGATAGCGCTTGTACCGCTCCCACAGCTCCCGCTGGCTCATCGTTCCTCCGCACACCGAGTATCCCGCTGTCCTAGCGCTTCGCCCCCAACGGGAAAAGCCGCCTGACGCGTTCCTTGCGCGAAGGTAGGGACTAGGCCGACATGGACCTTCCCTGGGAGGGGGACCGAACCCCGGATTTCAAGCGGAAAGGGTGTGTGCAGTGTTGTCCGGGGGACGTTGGTCCGGTCCGGGGGTCCAGTCCGGGCCGTGGAAGACGCGGCCCAGCCGGGTGCGCAGGGGCTCGGGGCGCTGCAAGTCCTTCAGGATGGCGGCGTACTCGTGGAAGGCGATGCGCGCCGGGTTGAAGGTGTGGAGGTTCTTCGTCAGCCCATACACCGGGCGCTCCACCTCGGGCTGGAAGGTGCCGAAGAGCCGGTCCCAGACGATGAGGATGCCGCCGTAGTTCTTGTCGAGGTACTGCACGTTGGAGGCATGGTGGACGCGGTGGTGCGAGGGCGTGTTGAGCACCCACTCCAGGGGGCCGATGCGCCCGACGGTCTCGGTGTGGACCCAGTACTGGTAGAGCAGGCTGATGGACTGCGCGGTGACGATCATCACCGGGTGGAAGCCCAGCAGCGCCAGGGGCATCCAGAAGGGCAGCCCCGTCATGGGCGTCCACGTCTGCCGCAGCGCCGTGGAGAGGTTGTAGTGCTGGCTGGAGTGGTGGACCACGTGCGAGGCCCAGAAGAAGCGGCACTCGTGATGGACGCGGTGGAACCAGTAGTAGCAGAAGTCATCGGCGAACAAGAGCAGCACCCAGGCCCAGGGGCCGGTGCCCATCCGCAGTGGCGTGAGCTGGTAGAGCGCGGCGTACACCGCGAAGGCGGCGCCCTTCCAGACGAGGTTGATGGCCAGGTTGCCCAGCCCCATGGACATGCTGGCGGCGGTGTCCCGGACGGTGTGCCCCACGAGCGGGCGGCCCTCGCGCCTCATCTTATTGACGAGCAGCCCTTCGGCGATGAGCGAGACGATGAAGAAGGGGATGGCGAGGACAATGAGGTCGGGGATGTGAAGTTCTTCCATGGGAGACCTCTCTAGGACTGGGCGCGGGCCTGCCGCCGATGCCGGGTGAAGCTGCGGTGGACGAAGCGGATGAGCACCTGCCGCATCCGCCGCAGGGCGGGGTGGTGGGGCCGGGCCACGCGCGCGATGGCGCCCCCTTGCACCGCGTCGATGATCAGCTCGACGACGGCCTCGAAGTCCGGGTGCTCGGCTGCCTCGGGGAACAGCCCGCGCGCCACGCGCACGAGGTTGTTGCGGTGAGGCCCCTCCACGGTGGCCAGCGCCGCCTGGAGCTCGGGCTCCGTGCGCGCCGCCACGTACAGCTCGACGGCGGCGAGCATCTCCGGGCGCTCGAAGACGGCCCACAACATCTCCACCGCGGCGCCGATGCGGTCCCGTCCGCCCGGCAGACCCCCGTAGCCGGCGAGATAGTCCTGGATGAGCCTGGGAAAGAGGTGCTCGACGGCGGCCACCAGCAGCTCCGCCTTGGTCTCGAAGTGGGTGAAGATCGCGCCCTGGGAAACCCCGGCCCGCCGGGCGACCTCGACCGTGGTGAGCCGCGCGTAGCCCTGCTCGACCAGCACCCCGATGGTCGCGTCCAGCAACCTCCGGCGCGTCTCTTCCCGCCGCTCCTGTTGGGTGCGGCGGGCGGTGGCTTCCGGAGATGCCTTTCGCGGGGGCATGCCTGGATTGTAACGTCACATAAAAAAAGTGACCAGTCACTATATGCAGAGGTGCCTGGGGCGGCCCGAGCGGCTTGGCGCATTGCGGCATGGGAGCGGACAAGGGCTGGGGCCGAGCGGCGGTAGACCGGCCTGGCGCGAGCGGAAAATGCATTTGGAATAGGCTTCGCACTTCCCTCCGTTGAGAGGCAGCCCTACACATGATCCTTTCAACCCTCCTGGTCCTTGCGTCCGTTCCAGCGGTTTCCCCCAACACCCTCTCGGAGGTTCCGGAAGTCGGTGTCCCGTTCGCCTGTGGGCGTATCCACACGGTGAGCCAGGGGCACGACACGGGCAGCCACAAGTCCAACGACACCTATGCCTGGGACTTCCGCATGTCCGAGGGCACCCCCATCGTCGCCGCCAAGGATGGCGTGGTGCGCATGGCGCGCGGGGACAGCACGGAAGGGGGATGTGATGAGAAGTACGCTCCCCAGGCCAATTACGTCGTCATCTCCCACGTGGATGGACTGGAGACGCAGTACCTCCACTTCAGCGCGGTGGTGGTGAAGCCCGGCGAGCAGGTGAAGC
Protein-coding sequences here:
- a CDS encoding phage holin family protein, with amino-acid sequence MDLESERLERSQLESLTTAELIRHAFAEARLLVKAEVLHAKKELREEVKAARTGGILLGAALVLALCGLAALFVALGLVLPVASALGVLLVGVVILLLAGGLAWMGKKKLPTKPLNHTQERLKADFDMARETLQ
- a CDS encoding glucose-6-phosphate isomerase; translation: MSQRELWERYKRYLCVSPSLGFSLDISRMKFTEAFLDRMREPLKAAFDAMEDLEKGAIANPDEKRQVGHYWLRAAELSPEAGIGRAIRDTLADVHWFAEEIHAGRIVPQTAERFTQLLVIGIGGSALGPQLVADALGGPSDRMKLFFFDNTDPDGMDRVLAQMGDKLAETLTLVISKSGGTKETRNGMLEAERAYKARGLEFSAHAVAVTGDNSELDRYAKKNSWLRTFPMWDWVGGRTSVLSAVGLLPARLQGLDVDGLLAGAREMDRQTRQRELAQNPAALLALMWFHAGNGRGTHDMVILPYKDRLLLLSKYLQQLVMESLGKELSLDGKVVNQGIAVYGNKGSTDQHAYVQQLREGVHNFFVTFVEVLKDREGPSQDVEEDATSGDYLVGFLLGTRRALYEKDRESILLTVPEVSPRTLGALIALYERAVGLYAQLVHINAYHQPGVEAGKKAAGAVLELQRKVLSHLRGKRGQGKTAEELATAISAPDEVETIFQVLEHLAANPDHGVSRTEGPTPFDARYQVA
- a CDS encoding sterol desaturase family protein; this translates as MEELHIPDLIVLAIPFFIVSLIAEGLLVNKMRREGRPLVGHTVRDTAASMSMGLGNLAINLVWKGAAFAVYAALYQLTPLRMGTGPWAWVLLLFADDFCYYWFHRVHHECRFFWASHVVHHSSQHYNLSTALRQTWTPMTGLPFWMPLALLGFHPVMIVTAQSISLLYQYWVHTETVGRIGPLEWVLNTPSHHRVHHASNVQYLDKNYGGILIVWDRLFGTFQPEVERPVYGLTKNLHTFNPARIAFHEYAAILKDLQRPEPLRTRLGRVFHGPDWTPGPDQRPPDNTAHTLSA
- a CDS encoding TetR/AcrR family transcriptional regulator, with the protein product MPPRKASPEATARRTQQERREETRRRLLDATIGVLVEQGYARLTTVEVARRAGVSQGAIFTHFETKAELLVAAVEHLFPRLIQDYLAGYGGLPGGRDRIGAAVEMLWAVFERPEMLAAVELYVAARTEPELQAALATVEGPHRNNLVRVARGLFPEAAEHPDFEAVVELIIDAVQGGAIARVARPHHPALRRMRQVLIRFVHRSFTRHRRQARAQS